Part of the Bacillus cereus group sp. RP43 genome is shown below.
TATTTTCCACGTAGAACCCCTCACTTTTATAACTTAGTGGAACTTAATGTTTAGTATATCTTTAAATATGGTATTACGAAACAAATGAAATGTAAATGTTGACCCGTATGAATAATATATATATAATTATAAGTAGTTATCAAAACTACATGTAATTATATGAGGGGTGTTTATATGAATGCTTATGTAAGAGAACCGGTTAATGCATTTACTCACTTAGGAGGAGCTGTATTATCATTTATTGCATTATTAGCTATGATTGTGAAAGTTTCTGTTAAGATGCCATCTTTTGCTGCAATTACAGCTGTTATTTTATTTGGTATCGGGATGATGGTCCTTTATATGGCGTCAGCTGTGTATCATAGTGTCGTAGCCAGTGAACGTGTTATTTATTTCTTTAGGAAGCTAGATCATTCTATGATTTTTATATTAATTGCAGGTACATATGCACCCTTTTGCTTAATTACATTAAATTCGGCAAACGGTTTACTATTATTTTGTTTAGTTTATGCAACGGCAATTTGTGGTATTGTTTTTAAAATGTTTTGGTTTAATTGTCCAAGATGGTTATCGACAGCAATTTATCTTCTGATGGGTTGGTTAATCGTTCTATTCTTTGCACCGCTAGCTGAGAATTTAAGTACAGGAGGTATTATTTTCTTAGTACTTGGAGGCATTTTTTATACAATTGGTGGGTTTATTTACGGTGCGAAGCCAAAATGGTTGGAGTTTAAATATATGGGACACCATGAAATTTTTCATGTTTTTGTATTGTTAGGTAGTCTTGCGCATTTTCTAAGTGTATATTGTTACGTAATTTGATAAAAAACGCCACGTGATGTCTGTTATGTGGCGTTTTTTTATTACCTGATTTAAATCGTGTATTGTACAAAATAATTATGGGATAAAATGTAAGTTTCTGTGTTCGCATAATAAACATAGGATAAGAAATATGTGATATACTTTGAGAAGTTTATAATGAATGAAATATGGAGGACTATAATTATGGCAATACTTGTAACAGGTGGAGCAGGATATATTGGTAGTCATACATGCGTAGAATTACTAAAAAACGGTTACGAAATTATAGTAGTAGATAATCTTTCGAATAGCTCAGTAGAGTCTATAAATCGAGTGAAAGAGATAACAGGAAAACAGTTTAAATTTTATAAAGAAGATATTTTAAATCGAGAAGCACTTGATACGATTTTTGAAGAAAATACAATTGAAGCTGTTATTCACTTTGCAGGCTTTAAGGCTGTAGGGGAATCAGTAGCAATTCCGTTAACGTATTATCATAACAACATTACAAGCACATTAGTGCTATGTGAAGTGATGCAGAAGCATGATGTGAAGAAGATGATCTTCAGTTCATCTGCAACAGTGTATGGTATCCCAGAAACATCACCAATTACGGAGGAGTTTCCGTTAAGTGCAACAAATCCATATGGTCAAACGAAATTAATGATTGAACAAATTATGCGTGATGTAGCATTTGCGGATGCAGAATGGAGTATCGCATTACTTCGTTATTTCAACCCATTTGGTGCGCATGAAAGTGGACGTATTGGAGAAGATCCAAACGGAATTCCAAATAACTTAATGCCATATGTAACACAAGTAGCAGTAGGTAAGCTAAAGGAATTGAGTGTATTTGGAAATGACTATCCAACAAAAGATGGCACGGGTGTCCGTGATTATATTCATGTTGTAGACCTAGCCAATGGCCATGTAAAGGCACTTGAAAAGGTACTTGGCACTACTGGGATAGATGCATACAATCTTGGTACAGGTACTGGTTATAGTGTGTTGGAAATGGTTGAAGCATTTGAAAAGGTTTCAGAAAAGGAAGTTCCTTATAAAATTACGGAGCGTCGCCCTGGTGATGTGGCAGTATGTTTTGCAGATGCATCGAAAGCGAAGCGTGAATTAGGATGGGAAGCAAAACGCGGATTAGAAGAGATGTGTGCAGACTCTTGGAGATGGCAATCAAATAACAAAAATGGCTATCT
Proteins encoded:
- a CDS encoding hemolysin III family protein, which encodes MNAYVREPVNAFTHLGGAVLSFIALLAMIVKVSVKMPSFAAITAVILFGIGMMVLYMASAVYHSVVASERVIYFFRKLDHSMIFILIAGTYAPFCLITLNSANGLLLFCLVYATAICGIVFKMFWFNCPRWLSTAIYLLMGWLIVLFFAPLAENLSTGGIIFLVLGGIFYTIGGFIYGAKPKWLEFKYMGHHEIFHVFVLLGSLAHFLSVYCYVI
- the galE gene encoding UDP-glucose 4-epimerase GalE, whose amino-acid sequence is MAILVTGGAGYIGSHTCVELLKNGYEIIVVDNLSNSSVESINRVKEITGKQFKFYKEDILNREALDTIFEENTIEAVIHFAGFKAVGESVAIPLTYYHNNITSTLVLCEVMQKHDVKKMIFSSSATVYGIPETSPITEEFPLSATNPYGQTKLMIEQIMRDVAFADAEWSIALLRYFNPFGAHESGRIGEDPNGIPNNLMPYVTQVAVGKLKELSVFGNDYPTKDGTGVRDYIHVVDLANGHVKALEKVLGTTGIDAYNLGTGTGYSVLEMVEAFEKVSEKEVPYKITERRPGDVAVCFADASKAKRELGWEAKRGLEEMCADSWRWQSNNKNGYLEV